The following are encoded together in the Pempheris klunzingeri isolate RE-2024b chromosome 24, fPemKlu1.hap1, whole genome shotgun sequence genome:
- the clic5a gene encoding chloride intracellular channel protein 5a isoform X2, with protein sequence MTDTAAEEDKDPDIELFVKAGSDGESIGNCPFSQRLFMILWLKGVVFNVTTVDLKRKPADLHNLAPGTNPPFLTFQGEVLTDVNKIEEYLEEMLAPPKYPKLAAKNRESNTAGNDIFAKFSAFVKNTRPDKNRALEKSLDKSLAKLDEYLMQQLSDEVEMGRSGESNRKYLDGDELTLADCNLLPKLHVVKVVSKKYRNYDIPSEFRGVWRYLGNAYSRDEFTNTCAAELETELAYKDVAKRLGK encoded by the exons ATGACGGATACTGCAGCCGAGGAGGACAAGGACCCTGATATTGAGCTATTTGTCAAG gcaGGGAGTGATGGGGAGAGCATTGGAAACTGTCCCTTCTCTCAGCGCCTCTTTATGATCCTCTGGCTGAAAGGTGTAGTTTTCAACGTCACCACTGTGGACCTCAAGAG GAAACCGGCTGACCTTCACAACTTGGCCCCAGGGACAAACCCGCCCTTCCTCACCTTCCAGGGGGAGGTTCTCACTGACGTCAACAAGATAGAGGAGTACCTGGAGGAGATGCTGGCTCCACCAAA GTACCCCAAACTTGCAGCGAAGAACCGTGAGTCCAACACAGCAGGAAATGACATATTTGCCAAATTTTCAGCTTTCGTCAAAAACACAAGACCAGATAAGAATCGAG cattAGAGAAGAGCCTAGACAAGTCGCTGGCTAAGCTGGATGAGTATCTgatgcagcagctctctgatgaGGTTGAGATGGGACGCAGTGGAGAATCCAACCGCAAATACTTGGACGGGGACGAACTGACGCTGGCTGACTGCAACCTTCTGCCCAAACTTCATGTTGTCAAG GTGGTTTCGAAGAAATACAGAAACTACGACATCCCGTCTGAATTCAGAGGGGTGTGGCGTTACCTTGGCAACGCCTACAGCCGAGATGAGTTCACCAACACGTGCGCAGCTGAACTGGAAACCGAGCTGGCCTATAAGGACGTAGCTAAGAGGCTTGGAAAGTGA